Proteins from a genomic interval of Salmo salar chromosome ssa14, Ssal_v3.1, whole genome shotgun sequence:
- the LOC106569702 gene encoding skin secretory protein xP2-like — translation MKIGRRQGEVRGERKDPSPSPLNREDHSLSPLNREDPSPSPLNREDPSPSPLNREDPSPSPLNREDHSLSPLNREDPSPSPLNREDPSPSPLNREDHSLSPLNREDQSLSPLNREDPSPSPLNREDPSPSPLNREDHSLSPLNKEDPSPSPLNREDPSPSPLNREDPSLSPLNREDHSLSPLNREDPSPSPLNREDQSLSPLNREDQSLSPLNREDPSPSPLNREDQSLSPLNREDQSLEDQSLSPLNREDPSPSPLNREDPSPSPLNREDHSLSPLNREDPSPSPLNREDQSLSPLNREDPSPSPLNREDQSLSPLNREDPSPSPLNREDHSLSPLNREDPSLSPLNREDHSLSPLNREDHSLSPLNREDPSPSPLNREDPSPSPLNREDPSPSPLNREDQSLSPLNREDPSPSPLNREDPSPSPLNREDHSLSHLNREDPSPQLKIHLSDSLEVS, via the exons GAAAGACCCTTCCCCCTCACCTCTCAACAGGGAAGACCATTCCCTGTCACCTCTCAACAGGGAAGACCCTTCCCCCTCACCTCTCAACAGGGAAGACCCTTCCCCCTCACCTCTCAACAGGGAAGACCCTTCCCCCTCACCTCTCAACAGGGAAGACCATTCCCTGTCACCTCTCAACAGGGAAGATCCTTCCCCCTCACCTCTCAACAGGGAAGACCCTTCCCCCTCACCTCTCAACAGGGAAGACCATTCCCTGTCACCTCTCAACAGGGAAGACCAGTCCCTGTCACCTCTCAACAGGGAAGACCCTTCCCCCTCACCTCTCAACAGGGAAGACCCTTCCCCCTCACCTCTCAACAGGGAAGACCATTCCCTGTCACCTCTCAACAAGGAAGACCCTTCCCCCTCACCTCTCAACAGGGAAGACCCTTCCCCCTCACCTCTCAACAGGGAAGACCCTTCACTCTCACCTCTCAACAGGGAAGACCATTCCCTGTCACCTCTCAACAGGGAAGACCCTTCCCCCTCACCTCTCAACAGGGAAGACCAGTCCCTGTCACCTCTCAACAGGGAAGACCAGTCCCTGTCACCTCTCAACAGGGAAGACCCTTCCCCCTCACCTCTCAACAGGGAAGACCAGTCCCTGTCACCTCTCAACAGGGAAGACCAGTCCCT GGAAGACCAGTCCCTGTCACCTCTCAACAGGGAAGACCCTTCCCCCTCACCTCTCAACAGGGAAGACCCTTCCCCCTCACCTCTCAACAGGGAAGACCATTCCCTGTCACCTCTCAACAGGGAAGACCCTTCCCCCTCACCTCTCAACAGGGAAGACCAGTCCCTGTCACCTCTCAACAGGGAAGACCCTTCCCCCTCACCTCTCAACAGGGAAGACCAGTCCCTGTCACCTCTCAACAGGGAAGACCCTTCCCCCTCACCTCTCAACAGGGAAGACCATTCCCTGTCACCTCTCAACAGGGAAGACCCTTCACTCTCACCTCTCAACAGGGAAGACCATTCCCTGTCACCTCTCAACAGGGAAGACCATTCCCTGTCACCTCTCAACAGGGAAGACCCTTCCCCCTCACCTCTCAACAGGGAAGACCCTTCCCCCTCACCTCTCAACAGGGAAGACCCTTCCCCCTCACCTCTCAACAGGGAAGACCAGTCCCTGTCACCTCTCAACAGGGAAGACCCTTCCCCCTCACCTCTCAACAGGGAAGACCCTTCCCCCTCACCTCTCAACAGGGAAGACCATTCCCTGTCACATCTCAACAGGGAAGACCCTTCACCTCAACTCAAAATCCACTTGTCTGACTCTCTAGAGGTGAGCTAA